The following proteins are co-located in the Heteronotia binoei isolate CCM8104 ecotype False Entrance Well chromosome 8, APGP_CSIRO_Hbin_v1, whole genome shotgun sequence genome:
- the ARHGDIB gene encoding rho GDP-dissociation inhibitor 2: protein MTEKDPEVHVEEDDDELDSKLNYKPPPQKTLQELQELDKDDESLTKYKKSLLGDAPVVADPAVPNVTVTRLTLVCDSAPGPITMDLTGDLEALKKETFVLKEGAEYCVKIHFKVNREIVSGLKYVQHTYRTGVKVDKATFMVGSYGPRPEEYEFMTPLEEAPKGMVARGNYRNKSFFTDDDKHNHLTWEWNLAIKKEWTE from the exons ATGACTGAGAAAGACCCAgaggtgcatgtggaagaagatgatgatgagctTGACAGCAAACTGAACTACAAGCCCCCGCCTCAGAAGACGCTTCAGGAACTGCAGGAGCTGGACAAGGATGATGAAAGCCTTACAAAGTACAAGAAGTCGCTGCTGGGAGATGCACCTGTTGTGGCAG ACCCCGCAGTTCCCAATGTGACTGTTACTCGGCTTACCCTGGTATGTGACTCTGCTCCTGGGCCAATCACCATGGATCTCACTG GGGACCTCGAAGCTCTCAAGAAGGAGACCTTTGTGCTAAAGGAAGGTGCTGAATACTGTGTCAAGATCCATTTCAAA GTAAATAGGGAAATTGTATCTGGCCTGAAATATGTGCAGCACACCTACCGGACGGGGGTGAAGG TGGACAAAGCTACATTCATGGTGGGCAGCTATGGGCCACGGCCAGAGGAATATGAATTCATGACACCTCTCGAGGAGGCACCTAAGGGCATGGTGGCTCGAGGAAACTATCGCAACAAGTCCTTCTTCACCGATGATGATAAGCACAACCATCTCACTTGGGAATGGAACTTGGCCATTAAGAAGGAGTGGACAGAATGA
- the ERP27 gene encoding endoplasmic reticulum resident protein 27 isoform X1 codes for MARKGKGRAMGICISQGFLVFLFSGVLLLECAGKEPMPQGAAEDVKEPIILENVAATDAFIKTAELVVIGFFQDSQLPEASEFLTMVQNVQDVLFGFCNSSNVLSHYNITVSTVSLFRMVDNKRQDLEIRESKEIDATKLGHFVRINELRWVTEYNPLTAIGLFNSTVQTHLLLFTDKSSPNHTERMDKYHEAARLFQGKILFILVDCHAKGNDRVMSYFHLKKSQLPAVALYHTPDEEQDVLPLGEVTLEAVKDFCNSFLQRKQGKDNLELEDKIFKQEL; via the exons ATGGCCAGGAAAGGGAAAGGCAGGGCAATGGGGATCTGCATCTCGCAGGGTTTCCTTGTATTTCTCTTCAGTGGAGTCTTGCTGTTGGAATGTGCTGGGAAGGAGCCGATGCCACAAG GTGCTGCTGAAGACGTGAAGGAACCAATCATTTTGGAGAATGTGGCAGCCACAGATGCATTCATCAAGACAGCAGAACTGGTTGTTATTGGATTCTTCCAG GATTCACAGCTCCCAGAAGCTTCTGAATTTCTCACCATGGTTCAAAATGTGCAAGATGTACTGTTTGGATTCTGCAACAGTTCCAATGTTCTTTCTCATTATAACATCACAGTTAGCACAGTTTCCCTCTTCCGCATG GTGGACAACAAAAGGCAAGATTTGGAAATCAGAGAGAGCAAAGAAATTGACGCCACAAAGCTGGGACACTTCGTTCGGATCAATGAACTGCGCTGGGTGACTGAGTACAATCCTCTG ACTGCAATCGGCCTCTTCAACAGCACGGTTCAAACCCACCTTCTCTTGTTCACTGACAAATCATCGCCAAATCATACAGAGAGGATGGACAAGTACCATGAAGCAGCCCGCTTGTTTCAGGGAAAG ATTCTTTTTATCTTGGTGGACTGCCATGCAAAGGGCAATGATCGAGTTATGTCTTATTTCCACTTGAAGAAGTCCCAGCTGCCTGCAGTGGCACTGTACCATACTCCAGATGAGGAGCAGGATGTGCTGCCACTGGGCGAAGTCACCCTGGAGGCTGTGAAGGATTTCTGTAATAGTTTCTTACAGAGGAAGCAGGGG
- the ERP27 gene encoding endoplasmic reticulum resident protein 27 isoform X2, with protein sequence MARKGKGRAMGICISQGFLVFLFSGVLLLECAGKEPMPQGAAEDVKEPIILENVAATDAFIKTAELVVIGFFQDSQLPEASEFLTMVQNVQDVLFGFCNSSNVLSHYNITVSTVSLFRMTAIGLFNSTVQTHLLLFTDKSSPNHTERMDKYHEAARLFQGKILFILVDCHAKGNDRVMSYFHLKKSQLPAVALYHTPDEEQDVLPLGEVTLEAVKDFCNSFLQRKQGKDNLELEDKIFKQEL encoded by the exons ATGGCCAGGAAAGGGAAAGGCAGGGCAATGGGGATCTGCATCTCGCAGGGTTTCCTTGTATTTCTCTTCAGTGGAGTCTTGCTGTTGGAATGTGCTGGGAAGGAGCCGATGCCACAAG GTGCTGCTGAAGACGTGAAGGAACCAATCATTTTGGAGAATGTGGCAGCCACAGATGCATTCATCAAGACAGCAGAACTGGTTGTTATTGGATTCTTCCAG GATTCACAGCTCCCAGAAGCTTCTGAATTTCTCACCATGGTTCAAAATGTGCAAGATGTACTGTTTGGATTCTGCAACAGTTCCAATGTTCTTTCTCATTATAACATCACAGTTAGCACAGTTTCCCTCTTCCGCATG ACTGCAATCGGCCTCTTCAACAGCACGGTTCAAACCCACCTTCTCTTGTTCACTGACAAATCATCGCCAAATCATACAGAGAGGATGGACAAGTACCATGAAGCAGCCCGCTTGTTTCAGGGAAAG ATTCTTTTTATCTTGGTGGACTGCCATGCAAAGGGCAATGATCGAGTTATGTCTTATTTCCACTTGAAGAAGTCCCAGCTGCCTGCAGTGGCACTGTACCATACTCCAGATGAGGAGCAGGATGTGCTGCCACTGGGCGAAGTCACCCTGGAGGCTGTGAAGGATTTCTGTAATAGTTTCTTACAGAGGAAGCAGGGG